A window of the Scandinavium goeteborgense genome harbors these coding sequences:
- a CDS encoding kinase inhibitor — protein MKLISHDFKDGDKLPHRQVFNGMGYDGDNLSPHLAWDDAPSGTKSFVVTCYDPDAPTGSGWWHWVVVNLPADTRVLPQGAGSGIADLPDGALQTRTDFGKAGYGGAAPPKGESHRYIFTVHALDVATLEVDENASGAMVGFNVHFHSLASASVMAKFS, from the coding sequence ATGAAACTGATCAGTCACGATTTTAAGGATGGCGACAAGCTACCCCATCGTCAGGTTTTCAACGGCATGGGTTACGACGGCGACAATCTTTCGCCGCATCTGGCCTGGGATGACGCGCCGTCCGGCACCAAGAGTTTTGTCGTCACCTGCTACGACCCGGACGCCCCAACCGGCTCCGGCTGGTGGCATTGGGTGGTGGTGAATTTACCGGCTGACACCCGCGTACTGCCGCAGGGTGCCGGTTCAGGCATCGCCGATTTACCCGATGGCGCATTGCAAACGCGCACCGATTTCGGCAAAGCGGGCTACGGCGGCGCGGCGCCACCGAAGGGTGAATCGCATCGCTACATTTTTACCGTTCATGCGCTGGACGTCGCAACTCTCGAGGTGGACGAAAATGCCAGCGGCGCGATGGTAGGGTTTAATGTGCATTTCCACAGTCTGGCGAGTGCGTCGGTGATGGCGAAGTTTAGCTAG